The Candidatus Bathyarchaeia archaeon DNA segment GGGGCTGGCAGTTTTGAACTTTCGGCGCCTGGAGGCTTTCTAGGCGTATTTAAGGCGACAGCATTCATATTCGTGGTTTATTTGGGTGGAGAAGCCATAGCGGTTGCGCAGGCAGAGATAAAAGAGCCGGGTAAAACGATTCCACGTGCAATATTATTGTCATGTTTGGCTCTAATTATCATTTACACAACGATTGCATTTGTCGTTTTCAAGATAGTTCCGCCTGCAGATCTTGCCGGCAAGGAGTCGCCTTTGGCTTATGTGGCAGAACGGTTTATGGGACCTGTGGGTGTTGGCATAATAACAATTGCTGGAAGCATTGCCGCTTTATCGTCGGTTAATACTTCGATTATGGCTCAGTCAAGAGTTGCATATGCATTAGCCAGAGATGGCTATTTTCCGAAGAGTTTCTTCATGGTTCACAAACGCTTTTCTACACCGCATATAGCGATTCTTGTAGGATCAATTTTTGTAGCGGCAGTTGCGGCTACAGGAGTTGTTAATTTTGTTGCGTACGCGACTGATTTTGGTTTCATAATAGGCTTCGTTTTTGTTAATCTTTCATTGATTAAATTGAGAAGAGATAAGCCGAATTTGCATAGACCATTTAAGGTTCCACTTTTTCCGTTAACACCTATTTTGGGAATAATCACATCATTATTACTGATTAGCTTTCTTGAGCCGAGCACACTATTCATAGGCGCTGAACTCTTCATTTTCGGATTAATCGCCTACTACATAAGAATGGTGGGGTATCATCGCATTTGTCTTGCTGTAGGCGGAATGAACCTGGGCATAAGCACATTTTCAGCGTTGCTTGCTCTCTTATTAGCATCAGGTTCTTTGCCGTTACCGCTATCTCAAAGTATGGTTTCGCTACTTTTTTGGGCTGCCATTCTCATTAGCATAATTTATTTAGTTGCTGGTTTGCTTAACATCACCAAAGAGAAGAGCGAGTGACAATGGCTGAAGAAGAAGAGAAACACCTTTTAAAGAACACCGTGGAGGAAGAACGGTTAAAAGTTTGCAACATTGTTCGAAGACTGGGTTCAAAATTAAGTGGACTAATGATTACCTGTGGCTTTCTGGTTTTTGCTTTTGGTGTTTACGCCTTGATAACTCCGCAAGACTCTATTCTTTCAGCGAGGTTAAACATCGTGTTTACTGGCGCTTTGGGTTTTCTCGGCGGCTTAAACATTCTATGTGGTTTACTCCTTCTTCTCGGCGAAGACTAAACCCAGAAAAAAACATTCATTAGAGTTCCAGAGCGCAATTCATAGCATAAAGGAAAGAAATTTGAAAAAATAGGGGATATTTAGCCAGTTGTGATTGTTATTTACTTTGTTTTTCCTGTTTTCCCCTTTTTCTTCTTTGTTTTGCTTCCAGCCACGATTGTGACCTCGAATCTACAATTCCGCTGGTTTTCTATAAAAGATTTTCTGTTGTCTTGTAGTGTGAGCCTATCTTTCCAAAATATTCCTGAACATAACTGTTGGCTGTTTTTTAGTTGATTTTGAAGGCAATGGCGTGTTTGAAAGCTAGATAATTGTAGAAAAGACAAAAAGCTGTCAAAAACTGGATTTATGCTGTATGTTGCTTTCCAAAGAAGTCTGTAATTCTTTTCTGGAAAAGTGCGTTTTTTAATAGTTCGCTTCGCATTATCCATTGTTGTATGGGAATTTGGAATTTGCCAGCGATGAACTTTAAGGCTTCGTTTAAAGTGTTGAACATGAAAGGTTTTTGGCGCATGGCGTTTCTCACGTTTTCTCTCACTTGCCACACGCCCACTGGCATTATGTAGCCTGGGTGCGCTTCTCTTAAAACAATGACTGTTGCTTGTCTTCTTTCCTTCACAAGCAGTTCGCAAACGGCAAGTCTTGCAGCGTAGTAGCATCCGCCTATTTCTGCGTAGGTTGTTCTTCCCTCATGGCCTTCCCAGTCTCCGAACATGACAACATTTTTGCCATTAGGGTTCCAAACTGTGCCGGGATACCATGCTTCTATTGCTTCGTAACTCCATGCATTCGGAATCATTAAAACTTCAAAAAGGTTATCCAGATAACGAGACTCGTAAACGCGATATTCGCTTATTTCAGGGAAAGTTTTCACCTTTTCCATCAAGTCTTTTGAGAGTATGCTATCAACGGCGGTTATGCTCCATCGAGTGGGCACAAGTCGCCTGTTTTGTTTCAAGCCGAAAGCGCCGACGCTGAAGGCTCTCTGAATTTTAGTGACTAAAACGCCTTTGTCGTAAAGCTCCAAAACCGCGTTTGTAGCTTTTAAGTCGGTGTCGCTGTATGCCTTTTCTATTTGATGGTCCCATCTGGCGTTGCCAACAAGCAAGTCGCGTATTGGCGCTGACGGCCCAAACGGTTGCACATCGTCGTCTAGGAACAGAAAGCCTCTGGGCTTCTTAGTCAATATTAATTCTACATCAACGGGCTTAACTGCTAAGGCTAATTCGCGAGTTTTGTCGATTATTTTTCCTGCTTCTTCGAATTTTCGTACTTGTACGCGGTGTTTTCCGCGAATGAGCATTGAACGAAAACTGACAATCTCGTCGATGGTTTTTCCAAGCCAAAATTCTGGCAGGTCATAAATGCTCGTGTCCTCTTCAATCGGCGGCACTAAGGGTCCAGCATAAACGTATGGATAGCCGATTCTTCCAACAAAAACGCTTGGAGGCGAAGCTCCAGCAATGTCTTCGCTTTGCATTAATGGAATGCTCTTCAGAAAATAGTTAGCTCTAACGATTATTGGGCAGCGAGCCTTGCCGCATAGAAATCTGGAGCCTTTACAAGCCACACACAAGCCGCTTCTGGACGCTTTTGTAACTAAAAAATCTTCACCACATTTCACATCAGCGCCAAGATTGGAACCCTTTAAAATATCAAGTAACCAAACGTTCGGTGAACGCTTGTCTGCCTGCCAATAAGAACTGTTCAACGTTTTGTCATTAAAATTTTGATTAAACTTGCTCTTATGTTTTCCTTACATGAAACTGTCAAAAAGAATATGGCGCCCTGGCCGGGATTTGAACCCGGGTCCAGCGGGCGACAGCCGCTTATACTAGACCGGACTATACTACCAGGGCTGTTGAACGGTTTAAGACGCTAAACTGAATAAAAAAAGAATTTTGATTAATTAAGCTTTCTTGACGCGTCTTAGACAACATTTGGTTCAAACTATCTATGAGAGGAGTAACAAAACAAACCTAAAAAAGCAAACACTTTCAATGGCGTCGGAATTAGGGTTCAAATTTGTGTTTAGATTTAACGTGTGAGCCGTTTTTAGAGAAGCGGTGACGTAGCGAGATTTGCGGGGTTAAAGCTTGTTCTTAGCGCTGTAATAAAATTGTTAGTTGGTTCCTCTGCGTTGTTTTTTGGAGTCTTTCTCTCTAAGGCAGCTATACCCCCCTTATTTATAGGTTGAACCGAGACTGGGTCAGCGATGTTGGTTATGAATGTCTATGCTTGAGTTTTGTTGCTAAGAAAAAAACGGGAGAAAAAGGCAGAAGTGTAATGCTTTTTGCAGTTTGTTGCTTGGGCTGTCTATGAAGCTTTGTGATCTACCATTTTTCGGAGTATCGCCAGCCGCCTTCAAATGTGTCTAGTAGGCATTTGACGCATTTCGTGTATTCCATGGTGGATATGTTAAGGATTTCATCGTCAAGCCATAGATGTTGAAGATTGTATTGTGCGCGCCAGAAAAACTAATAAAAGAAAGCTAGAAGTAAAATCTGTTCATGCATTGTTCGCATTGCGGAATATGTTGTAAAAAAACTGAAATGATGCTTTCTAATGCGGATATTGAACGTTTAGAAAGAGTGGGCTATAACAAGCAGAAATTTGTGCGTTATGACAAGCATGGTCTTGCTAAACTAAAAAATCGCCGAGAGTTCTGTGTTTTCTATGACGCCCAAAAACGCCGCTGCAAAATTTATAAACATAGACCATTAGGATGCCGAATTTATCCAGTAATCTACAGCGAACAAGAAGGAATAGTGGTGGATGACCTTTGTCCAATGAAAAACACAGTCTCGGAAATAGAACTCAAAAGAAAAGGACGAAAAGTAATAGAGCTTCTGCAAAAAATAGACAACGAAGCAGCTTCTCACAGAAATACTTGAAAGAAGCGCTGAACAAAATTTTCATTGACAACGAAAACAAAAACAGATTTTGTTAGAGAGAGCGCATAGTTCGCTTCTCATATGCTTCCTAGTTCTAGGTTTCCGATGTTTCAAGATCTTCTAGAAAAATTGCAAACTGATTCTTTTTCTTGAAATCTTTGTCTTTTTCTGCTTGCATTATGACACATTTCATCCAATTTCTAAGTTCAGAATGATAATCTAGCTTAGACGGATCTTTTCTCTCTATTCTCTTGATCCAAGATTGTGTTGACTTGCTTAACTGCTTATTTTCCATTTCCATAGTTCTCACCTCATTTTTTAGTATAAAGATAGACAAACAGGAGAATATCATGAAAGACATCGTGGCGATTTCCGCTACAATTAGGCTTGCACTAGTTCTCCGATAGCGAACCTATTTCCAACGTTGGTTATTTTGAACTTCACGTGTTCTCCTTGTTTAGCGTTTGGCACAAATATTATAAAGCCTTCAATCTTTGCGATTCCGTCGCCTCTTCTACTCATATCCTGAATTTCAGCCTCGTATTCTTTGTTAAGTTCAACAGGTTTTTTCAAGTTGTACCTTGATCCACTACTTCTAAATTTGTACGACATTTTATCACCTCAGTTAATTTCCAGCTAGAATTGTCCTCAAAAGTAAGAACGTCTATAGCCGTTATACCTTTTTGGAAAAGACTAACCGCCTGACCTAAGATACTCCGCCTTTCTTATTAACCTTTGTGAAAGAAAGATTCTTCTTTTTATAATCTTCCAATTCTTTCTAGTCTCAAAAAAGGATAGCAATGTTTTTAAAGGATATCAACAATGCCATAATGCCTTTCGGTGGTTAAGATGCCCAAAAGCAAGAAAGAGAAAGTTGCAGGTCTGGAAAAGCACAAGCAATTGCAAAGAGCTAAGGAAATGAAAAGGAAACAGAGAAAACAGGTTGCGCTACCTACAAAACATACTAAAAGTAAAAAATAGTCAATTACGCAACACGCAAAGACCGCAATAGGCTATCTCTCATCAATCTCGCAGTTCTTTCGAACTTTTTGCAAAATAATAGTTTCAAAAGCACGCAAATTTGCATTTTTGGATCCTTAGAATGATGTTTTCGCCAATTCGCTTGAGCTAGACTAATATACTTGGCGGTATAATCATTTATGGCAGTTGGGATTCTCTAGAGAAAGAGTTCGATCATATATCGTTTCACTTTTCTCTGATTGTTCTGACCAATGCATGTAATTGGGTTTCCATGATTTGGAGGTGGAAAATTGGGTAAAAGAAAAGTCATCAACGAAGAAGAACTTGAAAATATGTTGTTGCCTAGTGCAAATGACGTGCTGGGCATAGCTATTAAAATGCTTGGTTTTGACAGAATCTTGGTGAAGTGCCAAGATGGTAAAGAACGATTATGCAGAGTTCGGGGCAAATTGAAAAGGCGAGTGTGGATTAGAGAGGGAGACATAGTTTTAGTTTCTCCTTGGGATTTCCAGTCAGACAAAAGAGGCGACATATTCTGGCGGTATAGGAAAAACCAGACTGACATGTTGAGGCAAAAGGGCTACCTTACAATGTAAAGCGATATATGTGCAATGCGAACGTGACTTCGATGAAAGAGAAAACATGGGCAAGATGTTATGGCACACACACTAAATGACATGCGTGCATAAAAGTAAATTTAAATATTTTATGTGCTTTCTTGAAAGAAGGATTTATTATGAAAAAGTTGACCATGGCTGATGTGAAAGTTAGTAGGGTTATGACTAAAAATCTGATTACCGCCTTGCTTGGTAGCATGGTAGAGGAAGCTGTGAAGAAGATGGTTGACTTTGATGTTGAATGCCTTCCTATCGTTGATTCGGAGGGGAACTTGCATGGTTTGCTTACCTTTAGAGATATCGTGACGAAGGTTGTTTATTCACAAGCTGATGTCAGAAAACTCAAAGTCGAAGACATAATGACTAGGGATTTGGTGACTTGCAATCTTGACTACACAGTTCTTGACGTTGTAAAAATAATGAAGAATAAACATCTTAGGCGTATTCCGGTCGTAAACGCCAAAAATAAACTCGTGGGATTGATCACTGATTTTGATTTGGCATTGTTTGGATGGGATTTCAAATAAGTTTTCGCATGGTCTTGCTGAAGCCTATGTAGTCTCTTTTATTGAAGTGCGTGTTGCCTTTTGCTTTTTTACTAATTCATCTTATTACACGCTTGTCAGATAGCGTTACCTTCTTTTCTGTTTCTTTCCTCCACGAGTTCTTCTCGTCTGGTAACCTCTTGCTTTATCACGGCGAGCGCTCTCTTTGGCTTTTCTACGGGAATCTTGTTCACTACTCATGTTCCTTCATCTCTCTCAAATATCAGCCGCATCCTTTCCAAAAAACCTTCTGTTAAAAATACAAGGCTTCCTTTTTCCTGCTCACATCAACCCACGTTAATGATTCGGCGTAAGCGCCGAGAGTTAGGTCTAAAAACACGTTTAAATTTCACGTGTAGTGACCGCTACAAAATATGCAGAAGGTGGCAACAGCCTTTTAATCTAATTCAAGAAACGCAGGTAGTAAGCGGTTAATTCATGAGATAAACCCTATAGAAGGAAGAACTAAAAACTGAATTACACGCATTGTGTTTTGAGACTCTATGATTCTTAGTTTGCTTTTCGAAATCTATTTCGCATTTTACTAACAGTTCTTGAGGAGGCAATAACAACTATGGATGATGCAGAAGCAACAGCCCCTGTTAAGATCAATAAGAATGGAATAGCAGGAGGATATTTGGTTTCAAATCCGAATCCTGCTGCGTAATAAGTACCGTTATACTCAAAATAGCTTGTTTCTTTAGCTCTTATCAAGTCATCAATTTGGGTGTCTTCTGGAGACCCGATATTCACATAATCTTGGCTTGACATTGCCTCAAGAAGGTAGGCATCAGGATTCTCCAAGACAAAATAATAGTTAGGCTTCTCACTGAGTTTAGAGGCATAAATGATGTATGATGAATGGTATGTAGATTGCATTTCGATTATGCAATATGCAGACACGGCTAGTGTTAGCGCAAAAAAGATTAACGCAAGTTTTGTTTCGGAGAACCTTCTTGGCACAGTGTCACCCAAGGATTAAACATTGTTTTTCTTCAAGTTATAGACATATGTGTGTCTTACAGCCAAGTGTACAATATGTACTGTACGCAAAAAAAGGACAGAAAACTAGCAAGAAAAGCGCCGGGAGTGGGATTTGAACCCACGCGGCCCTTTCGGGCCACAGGCTGAATGGCGCTTTTCGCGTCTCCAGGCCTGCTCCCTACCTGACTAGGAGACCCCGGCACGCTTGCTTAGACTTTACTATTTGCATGATTTAATGTTTATTTATTTGCCAATTAATACTTTGATTAACTGGTGACTTATTTGAAAATAAACAAGAAGTACTCTACGGTTCTGTTTGGAGTTTTCATGTCTTTAGGCATGTCTTGCATGCAGTCATTGGTTCTCAGCATGATAAATTTGAGGGGATTCTACGTGGATAAGTGGCTTGTAGCGTTTGCAATAGGCTTCATTGTAAGTCTTCCAACATCACTAGCCATAATTCCAATCGTTAGAAGAATCGTTGACAAGTTGACAAAAGAATAATTAGGCATTAGCGCTTTTCCGCCATCAACACTCGATAGCCACTTTCCCGCGCCAAAATTGTGAAATTTCCAAAAGCTTCTTCAAAAAAAGATTGCAGTCTTTTTCCTCCAATTTTAGATCTCACAACCATTTGAAAAAGAGCTTTGCTAGTCATGTGCGCTGGCGCTTCAGTAATTATTGCTTTAACCGTGCTCATTCCAGCACTCACAGGAGGATTAGAAAGAATACAGTCAAAAGTCAAATCTCCAACAGGCTCGTATAAATTTCCACACCTAACTTCAGCATTGCCAACACGGTTAATTTCAATGTTCTGCTTCGCAAGCCAAACCGCACGTTCATTCACGTCAACCATCACAACACGCAAACTCGGATTAAAAGTGGCAGCAGCAACTCCAACAGCGCCATATCCGCATCCAACATCTAAAACACTACCCTTCTCAGGAAGAAGCATAGACTCAACCAAAAGCTTAGTACCCAAATCCACACGCTTCTTGGAAAACACGCCCGAAGCCGTCAAAAATTCAAATGAAACACCACGAAGACAAACGTGGATTTTTCCAAGCTTCAGCTTAGACCTTGGTTGAGCAGCAAAATAGTGGTTTAAGCCATCATGTTTCTGTGGCATTTTAAATTTCGCCACTTTTCCAACATTTCGGATAAGTGCCTCTAGGCATAAGAACCCTCTTTGTTTCCGCAACAATACCATGTTCCATATGCAAAATTTCTTCTGTAGAAGCAGTAGCCTTAGCCAAAGCCACAGCCTCACCTTTCAACGACAACACAGCCACCATTGAACCATCCTTTATTCCAGTTTCAAGAGACAAAACGCCCGGCGCCGTAAGGTTTGCTCCATGACAAACAGCATCAACAGCAGAATCTCTAATGTAAATCTTCGGAACCAAAGCCAACGCGGTTTCCATCGGTCTTATAAATTTCTTAAGAATTTGGTCATCTTTCTGTTGCTGCCATTCCATAAACCAGTAAGCCACATCATGCAAAGTAACAATTTCTCCACCATCCTCAACAAACGGTCCCGCCCTTGTCCTACGCAATTCCTGCATGTGCGCACCACAACCTAAAACTTCTCCAACATCATAGCAGAGTTTGCGTATGTATGTGCCACCCTCGCATCCAACTTTGAAAAGCACATTTCGCCCATCCTTCTCCAGAAAGTCAATGTAATAGATTTTTCTTGTTCGCAGTTGACGTTTAACAGAAGCTCTCAAGGGTGGTCGCTGATAAATTGTATCTTCAAACTTCGCCAGCACCTCCCTAACAACCTCTTCATTTACGTCTCCATGAAGTTTCATAACACAAATGTACTCTTTCCCGCTGTGAAGCAGAGCTTGAACTGTCTTTCTAGACTCCTCTAAGGTTACTGGCAACACACCGGTCACGTTGGGATTTCTCTGGCTTAACGCTTTTAAACCTCTAGAGTCCCGCCGTGACCAACATGCTCCACATGAAGTATGCGTTTAACCCAAGCAGCTACTTCGTGGCTTGTGGGACCTGCTGGCTTGTCAAGGTTTATGACACCAAAGCGGATGTATTCCTCAGCAGGTCTTTCTTCTGGTATGTGTCCATAGCGCGGGTTTGTTTTGTCTTCAGCTTTCACTATTAGTTTGTGTTCAATTTCCCATGGAGCAACTGTTCTAGGCATAGCAGATGTTTCACTCCTACAGTGTACAAAAAAGAATTAGAAGTATAAGAGTTTAAACTAAGCCAGTGCTGGCTTAACTATTTTAGCCATTTCTTCGAGTTTACCAGCAGCCTTTAACGCTTCTGTTACTTCTTCGTCCGACGCGCCTCGTTTAATGTCTATCTTATCCATTAGTGGCTCAATGTGGTTAACATTTGTTCTACGTCTCCTCACGCCTGAAACAGTTTTTGGACCAGTTACTAAAACGAAACTCTTGTCTATTATGTCAACTATTACGCATTTTCTTCCAGCCTCTCGACCAAGCAGTTTCACACAGAGTCTACCAACTTCTATTGCTGGCAAATATAAGCCTCCTTTTAGGGGGTATAATGAAACCCTTCAAAGAGGTATTTATTAGTTGCTGAAATAAGGTTTTTCAGATTTACGGACAGAATGAGCATTGTCCTTTCTTTTTCTGTTCTGCAATCCATGCGTTTAAGCCTAT contains these protein-coding regions:
- a CDS encoding amino acid permease → MNEPRLKRELGLLQTTMMGIGGAICAGVFVTLGYAATLAGTALIIAMILCGIINLFTMLSYAELGAAIPSAGGEYTFAKVSFGGFLSFATGWFEWVSNMFYASFSAVGFAYLVSYAVQVANLPITVNVPIVAVITVAIFTVINIKGVKETGRTETVLVIVLLALLGVFIFWGLFGSQGAGSFELSAPGGFLGVFKATAFIFVVYLGGEAIAVAQAEIKEPGKTIPRAILLSCLALIIIYTTIAFVVFKIVPPADLAGKESPLAYVAERFMGPVGVGIITIAGSIAALSSVNTSIMAQSRVAYALARDGYFPKSFFMVHKRFSTPHIAILVGSIFVAAVAATGVVNFVAYATDFGFIIGFVFVNLSLIKLRRDKPNLHRPFKVPLFPLTPILGIITSLLLISFLEPSTLFIGAELFIFGLIAYYIRMVGYHRICLAVGGMNLGISTFSALLALLLASGSLPLPLSQSMVSLLFWAAILISIIYLVAGLLNITKEKSE
- a CDS encoding Nre family DNA repair protein, translating into MNSSYWQADKRSPNVWLLDILKGSNLGADVKCGEDFLVTKASRSGLCVACKGSRFLCGKARCPIIVRANYFLKSIPLMQSEDIAGASPPSVFVGRIGYPYVYAGPLVPPIEEDTSIYDLPEFWLGKTIDEIVSFRSMLIRGKHRVQVRKFEEAGKIIDKTRELALAVKPVDVELILTKKPRGFLFLDDDVQPFGPSAPIRDLLVGNARWDHQIEKAYSDTDLKATNAVLELYDKGVLVTKIQRAFSVGAFGLKQNRRLVPTRWSITAVDSILSKDLMEKVKTFPEISEYRVYESRYLDNLFEVLMIPNAWSYEAIEAWYPGTVWNPNGKNVVMFGDWEGHEGRTTYAEIGGCYYAARLAVCELLVKERRQATVIVLREAHPGYIMPVGVWQVRENVRNAMRQKPFMFNTLNEALKFIAGKFQIPIQQWIMRSELLKNALFQKRITDFFGKQHTA
- a CDS encoding YkgJ family cysteine cluster protein — translated: MHCSHCGICCKKTEMMLSNADIERLERVGYNKQKFVRYDKHGLAKLKNRREFCVFYDAQKRRCKIYKHRPLGCRIYPVIYSEQEGIVVDDLCPMKNTVSEIELKRKGRKVIELLQKIDNEAASHRNT
- a CDS encoding TRAM domain-containing protein, encoding MSYKFRSSGSRYNLKKPVELNKEYEAEIQDMSRRGDGIAKIEGFIIFVPNAKQGEHVKFKITNVGNRFAIGELVQA
- the eif1A gene encoding translation initiation factor eIF-1A — encoded protein: MGKRKVINEEELENMLLPSANDVLGIAIKMLGFDRILVKCQDGKERLCRVRGKLKRRVWIREGDIVLVSPWDFQSDKRGDIFWRYRKNQTDMLRQKGYLTM
- a CDS encoding CBS domain-containing protein, which translates into the protein MKKLTMADVKVSRVMTKNLITALLGSMVEEAVKKMVDFDVECLPIVDSEGNLHGLLTFRDIVTKVVYSQADVRKLKVEDIMTRDLVTCNLDYTVLDVVKIMKNKHLRRIPVVNAKNKLVGLITDFDLALFGWDFK
- a CDS encoding DUF2798 domain-containing protein, which translates into the protein MKINKKYSTVLFGVFMSLGMSCMQSLVLSMINLRGFYVDKWLVAFAIGFIVSLPTSLAIIPIVRRIVDKLTKE
- a CDS encoding methyltransferase, producing MPQKHDGLNHYFAAQPRSKLKLGKIHVCLRGVSFEFLTASGVFSKKRVDLGTKLLVESMLLPEKGSVLDVGCGYGAVGVAAATFNPSLRVVMVDVNERAVWLAKQNIEINRVGNAEVRCGNLYEPVGDLTFDCILSNPPVSAGMSTVKAIITEAPAHMTSKALFQMVVRSKIGGKRLQSFFEEAFGNFTILARESGYRVLMAEKR
- a CDS encoding 50S ribosomal protein L14e — encoded protein: MPAIEVGRLCVKLLGREAGRKCVIVDIIDKSFVLVTGPKTVSGVRRRRTNVNHIEPLMDKIDIKRGASDEEVTEALKAAGKLEEMAKIVKPALA